Part of the Triticum aestivum cultivar Chinese Spring chromosome 4D, IWGSC CS RefSeq v2.1, whole genome shotgun sequence genome is shown below.
CTACCTCCGCCTCTTCTACTGCGGCTTCGCCGGCGCGGGGCACCCGGCGGCGGGCTACGCGGCGTCCCTGCTCTGGCTCGTGGTCCTCTTCTACCTGCTCGGCGACACCGCGTCCGAGTACTTCTGCGCGTCGCTCGAGGGGCTCTCCGCCGCGCTGCGTCTGCCCCCCGCCGTCGCCGGCGTCACGCTGCTCTCCCTCGGCAACGGCGCGCCCGACGTCTTCGCCAGCGTCGTCTCCTTCGCggccggcgacggcggggacggcggcggggtcgggctcaACAGCGCCCTCGGCGGCGCGCTCTTCGTGTCCaccgtcgtcgccggcgtcgtcgcgctCTCCGCCGGGTCTCGCGGCGGGGCCGTCGTCGAGCTCCGCGGGTTCGTGCGCGacctctgcttcctcttcttcgCGCTCTGCTACCTCGTGGGCGTGCTCGTGAGCGGCACCGTCAACGTCTGGGTGGCCGCCTCCTTCGTCTCCATCTACGTCGCCTACGTCGTCCTCGTCTGGACCTCCCAGTGCTGCGCCGACCCCGGCAAGCCGCCGCACGCCGACCTCGCGGCACCGCTCCTCCTCGACGACGAAGATGACGTACCTCCCCTGCCGTCCTACTCCTCCAAGACCGCGCCGGGCTCCACGACGGCAGCAGTCTGCCTGCATTACCTCTTGTGCGCGCTCCGCATGCCGCTCTACCTCCCGCGGCGCCTCACCATCCCGGACATCGCCGCGCACCGCTGGTCCCGGCCCTGCGCCGTGGCCTCCGCCGCGCTGGCGCCGGTCCTCCTCGCCACGACCTGGACCTCGCACAGCCCGGCGGCAAAATCCTCTCGCCAGCACCACACCAGCGACGGCCACGCGATCCTCCTCTCCGGCGCAGTCCTCGGGCTCCTGTTGGCCGCCCTCGCCGCGGCCACCACGGACGCCAACTCCCCCCCGCGCGGCCGCCGGCGCCGCGTGCCGTGGCTTGCCGCCGGGTTCCTGATGAGCGTGCTCTGGGCATACACCCTGGCGCGCGAGCTGGTGGCGCTCCTGGTGGCGATCGGGTACATGGTGGGCGTGAAGGCGAGCGTGCTGGGCGTGACGGTGCTGGCGTGGGGGGACTCGCTCGGCGACCTGGTCTCCAACGTGGCGATGGCGACGCACGGGGGCCCGGGCGGCGCGCAGACGGCGGTCTCCGCCTGCTACGCCGGGCCGCTGTTCAACACGGTGGTGGGGCTGGGGCTGTCACTCACGCTGGCGGCGGGCGCGCAGTACCCGGCGCCGTTCACGCTGCCGGCCGACACCGCCGTCTACGAGACGGTGGGGTTCCTGTGCGCGGGGCTGGCGTGGGCGCTGGTGGTGGTGCCGGCGAGGGGCATGCGGCTGGACCGGGTGTACGGGGTGGGCCTTATCGTCATCTACCTCGCCTTCTTCGGCGTCCGCGTCCTCGACAGCCTCGGCCTCTGGTTCGGGTAGCTCGCTCTCGCGCCACAGTAGCAAAGACAAGCTGCTCTGCTCCTGTCAATGGCGGCACTGTGCGCCGATGTACGTAGGCTAGTGGGCTGATGGAGGGAGACAAATACATGGATCATCAGATGCTTGTACAGTGGTAGTATTAGCACTAGCGATCAGCCTGTAGGTGTTAATTGCCGGTGGATTAGCTAGTGGATGTAATTGTTGATTGTTTTGGTTGGCATCAAGATGATTTTTCCTCCACGGTACGTACCGAGAGAGAAACGAATACATGTACGTATCGATCTGGATTAATTGCTCGGCCGGAGTTAGCTCGACGTTGCGATCCAAGTGCGGCGATCGAGTGAGCTCGCTCGCTCTCGGACCACGTTTCGTTTTCTGTGGCCGTCGACCGATCATCTGGATGTCGTCGTCTCAAGAAAGCATGCCGGCAGTTTTGCCCGGCTTGTGTTTGTTGATAATTGTTTGCCTCGTCATGCACCCGTCCGTCCATCCCTAGGATGGATTTGCCGGCGCCGACAAACAAAATCCAAGTCTAGGACAACGCCGCGGGACGGACCTGTCCTGCTCCCAGTTGCCCGATTCCGTTGCTTCCAAATCAGACTTGCGAGGCCGCCGAATCTAGCAGCATGTTTGTTTTGTTTCGTTAAATAAAATTAATCAAGCACGATTCTCCTTTCTTGATGCTGGAGATGGAGGTAGTAGTACCACTGTGCTGTGCTGGTTATGGCACACACATATCCGGGGGGACAGACACAAGTCTGTGCTTTGCTCCTGTGGTACTACCTACTCTGTACACATGCCTCCGGTCCCCTTTGTTTATGCGCCCGCAGCGCGCATACGCGGAAATAAACAACGGTTCGGTTCGAGGACCGTCCTGCTCCTCGAAACAACGGAATTGTAGAAGCTGCCCCAACCGCTGCGGTGATCTTGGACAAAACAACCATCAATGCATTACATCGTAGCGGACCGATACAAACGCATGCCACCACCGCACACAATACACACACGCAACTCAAGATACAAAGGTGCCGGGCATCGTCACGCCACCCTAACAACTACCAAGTAAACTACAGATGAGCCGACGGAGACCACCACCATGAGCGATCCACCGACAAGGGGTGAGATGGACAATCCGCCGGAGCGAGGACTCGAAGACGATGGCTGCAAGAAGAACACAACCATAGATAGCCACCACCGCCCGATCCCGTagatcaagttttcacccagaGTGGAAACACCGCGACGGAGCCTACATGGAGGAAACGACTTggatcgacgccgccgccgccgccagtgcAAGGACTAGGCAAATGATGTACCCCGGTGCTCATACCCCTCCGCCAACCACCCGCAGTTATGCCGCCCGAGCGACCATGGTTAATTGCGCGGCCTTACCCGAGCTGTGCAATCAGAGAATGAGCAACGCGCCTCCCACCTTGCTGTCGTTCTCTTCATCGATCGACTCTCTTACGACGGACATAGCGGTGGAGGAAGACGGTTACAACGACCTTCGGCAGCGAGGTGTCTCCGACCAGCTTGGCTTGGATTGGATCCAGAGCTCCCCCTGTACATGTGTTTGCGTCCACCGCCGAGCAGTCACGATCTATAGGGGGGGCTCCTTCTCCTCCATCATCTTCTTGTCCATCGCTGCAGTTAATGGCGAGGGTTTTGGAAGGGCCGTGATGCACGCATGAGAGTATTATGCATATGTCTGCACCATCGGGTCCATGTAAGGGTGTGCGTTAGAGAGATGCCCTTGTTCTTTTCCTTACCTAGGGGACTAGTTGGGCATCTGGGTAAAGCAAAGCATGATATCTATCTGCTGCAATCGGACGTCCGACGTAAACAAAATTATATTAAGTATCTGCTGCTTTGCTTCGGTTCGAGTCTTGCTCCAGAATTTCGTCTCTCCCCTAAATCCCTGAGCTGATGGCTTTAGTTTTACCTGTATACCGGTAAAGTTGGCGCTGAGCTTTCCATCTGTTGATCGACCAGCAAATCCAAACCGTCATCTGTCTCTGGCCGTGGGAGGGAGGGAGGTCGACGTTTAGTTGACTGTCTCCAATATATGTACAAGACGTGACACGGCAACTCCCTCCCTCCTTTTTCACCCCACGGCTTTGGCAATTTGCACGTCGCCGTCACGCGGTCACACGGTGAATGCACGTATATGGTATACAACGGAGCGGTAGCTCTCACGCGGTCTGAAGAAAAGACGGCGCAATTAAACTGGGGCTACACACGTCGTGCAGGAGCAGGCCGGCGATCGCTACGGCAGGGTGGTAGCAATCTGCGCCGTGCATGACCACGACGACCGACGACGAAACGAAGAAACTGCTGCGTGCGTTTGAGCGTTTCAAGTCTCCTACGCCGGATAGAGCAGTCCCGTGCCAGTACATGGGCGATGTGACGGTTGCCGGCCGGAACAGCAAAGCGAGGCCAAGACGGTCACGGTTCCTCGACTGAACTGCTCCGTCCGGAGCCCCTCTCTTTCCGGTTTGGCCGGTGAGCCCGTGACATCAGTCGTGTTGCATCCTGATGGCTTCTTGTTAGTATTATTATTTATATTTATTGTGGTCGCTTTCACTCCGTTGCCGAGGGAGGGAGGGCGTCTGTCCTTGTCACGGGCTCACGCCACTGTGCCATCCTGTGCTACGCGGGAAGAGAGTTGTCCAGCTCGCTCAGTACAAGCATGCTTGAAATCAGCCTTAATTAAATAGGCAGCATGCAAGCACCAGTGGTCTAGTGGTAGAATAGTACCCTGCCACGGTACAGACCCGGGTTCGATTCCCGgctggtgcattctctcttttgCCATTTTTCGTTTTTTTCCACTCCTTCGGAATGTTTTTATCCTTATCCTCTCTGTCTTGTGTTTTCGCCTTCTTTTCAGTGACACTGTTTTCGCTTGTTCCGAGGAATAACATAATACACGAACTAGTATTGTTTTGAGAACCAGAGGAATACTTAATATATTTTTTTAGGTGAAGAGGAATACTTTTGTTTAGGGGTGAAAAGAGGAATACTTAACTTGAAGCCTGAGAAACGACCTGCGACCAGACGAACATGGCTGACACCAAGCTGGGCCACTCTGCATCTGGAAAACGCCCCGTGAGGAGGTACGGCCTGCAGAGCCCAAGCCCCACGACCAGCTTCCCAGGCCCACCCGGTCTTTGGCGTCTGCAGTCTCTCAAAAACAGTCTGCGTCTCAACGTGAACCACGCCCACGCCTGACTCTGCTCCTACTACAGTTCGTTCGACCTGGACAGTGCGTGCCAACAACATACATGTACTTCGTGCAGACGCGGCAATTTGAATGGATTTAAATGTCGCCGATCCAGTAGGTGCAGGCGCGCCATTTCCCAGTGCAGTAGTGCAACGGTCGCTGGCAGCCAGGGACCTCGCTTGCTCTAGCTCTAGCTCTAGCTAGGTGGTTGGGTCCTCGGAATTCATCACTCCGGTCTACTGCNNNNNNNNNNNNNNNNNNNNNNNNNNNNNNNNNNNNNNNNNNNNNNNNNNNNNNNNNNNNNNNNNNNNNNNNNNNNNNNNNNNNNNNNNNNNNNNNNNNNNNNNNNNNNNNNNNNNNNNNNNNNNNNNNNNNNNNNNNNNNNNNNNNNNNNNNNNNNNNNNNNNNNNNNNNNNNNNNNNNNNNNNNNNNNNNNNNNNNNNNNNNNNNNNNNNNNNNNNNNNACTCGCCGGCGACAGGAACCAGGAACGCACATGGTGCCGCCCAGTGCTGACTCCGGCGAGACCGTCAGTGCCAGTGTGTCATTGACTGATCACCCAAAACAACAACAGAAGGTGTCACTGACTGATTCCGTCCTGCTCCGGCAATTCAAACTCACATCATCGTCTTTGTGTGCTGCGAATCCCGTGAGACCCCCGTGACTTTTTTGCTTTCGTTTGAATTTAACATCGTACCCGCTCTCTCGTGTTACCGTCGATGGTATCTAGCAGCATTTCGACCACCGTTTTGGCTGTGCCCCTGCAGACAGACTGCAGCGAACTTCAGCCTCGGGGTTCAATCACGAGGGTTTTACCCAAATGACGGAGAGTTCAAACCGAGAATCCCGTGGGTCACCAGGACCATCAAGGCCACCGGTGACATGCAATGCAAGCTAGGCCACGGGCACCCTTTTCTTCTTCAAAAAGATCAGATCTTCTAAAGATTAACTGGAAATACAAAGcaccaaaaaaataataaaaattacatcgaggtcaTTGACCAGAGAACGGCCATTGCCGTTGCCGGAAAGAGTCGTCGATGTGCCGCTATCGCCATTTAGGACCCAGCATGGCCTTGTCGATGATAGTCAATAAGTCTCTTCGTGCACGAACTACTAAGGGCTAGCGCCCTGGAGTCGCAGTCGTTGTCGTTGAATTGATCCGAAGAATTTGACATCAAATCTTGCTGTTGCGTACGCATGGCGTTAAATCCTAACCTTGCTTGAGTGCTTTTACTGACGTTTCTTCCCAAAAAAAAAATTGCCAGACCGTCCACAATGGATCCGCCTCGTGACAGCATATGTCAAACTTCACTCGATTGGCGTTTTACCAGAGAAAGTCGGATGTCTCTAATGCAAAACACCTTGAACAAGGGGAATCCGGCCGCATGTTGATGTTGGCTAGTCCAACCAAAAGTCAAGCTTGAGGCTATCATCATCATTACAACTATGAGCCAACCCTCTCCATCAGAAAACGAGGCTGAGCGTCGACAATAGATGATCTAACCAAGGACTAAAATAATTATTTTTGCTCCCGAAGTGAATATTTCCTTGATGTAAACCCCAATATCACCACCCATGTCTAGCAGCCAAATGACACATAAGTAGCCGGCCAAAAGATATACAGCGGAAGTGAACTATGCATCACGTCGCTTTCAGACCCTCTCGTACATCAAATCGCGTGGGTAAACTGTGTTTTTTtcatgaatttgaattttgaattcaagaATTTTAGAATTTGTTAATGGATTtcaataaaatgttcatgaattgatAAATAATATCCATGAATTTGGAAAAGTTAAAGAATTTTAAAAAGGTTCACGGATTTCAAAtgtgttcatgaattttaaaaagttcatggattGGGAAATTATCAATGAAAAAAAAATCTCAATTTTGGAAATTGTTTGCAATTTTcatcacggagattatttttttcatgaaatttaaaataaaaacaaagaaacGCGACAAAAAGGAAATGTTAAAAGAAAAAAAGAGCTCACTNNNNNNNNNNNNNNNNNNNNNNNNNNNNNNNNNNNNNNNNNNNNNNNNNNNNNNNNNNNNNNNNNNNNNNNNNNNNNNNNNNNNNNNNNNNNNNNNNNNNNNNNNNNNNNNNNNNNNNNNNNNNNNNNNNNNNNNNNNNNNNNNNNNNNNNNNNNNNNNNNNNNNNNNNNNNNNNNNNNNNNNNNNNNNNNNNNNNNNNNNNNNNNNNNNNNNNNNNNNNNNNNNNNNNNNNNNNNNNNNNNNNNNNNNNNNNNNNNNNNNNNNNNNNNNNNNNNNNNNNNNNNNNNNNNNAACACTATAAGTACCTTCTGAAGAGCTAAATAGGATCTGGCGGAAAATCTAGTGTTTTTACGCTCATGAAGAAAACCTCAGCTTCAAAGAAAAACCGCAACATATTTTTTTTCTAAGATTCTGAAACTGTACTATTGCAAAAAtaaaatgttcacacatttcatacAAAATTTTAAAAACAATTCTTGATTTTTCTAAAAATATTAATATTTTATAATGTTCATGAAAAAATGTTCAAGGGTTTCAGGATGTCCACAAATTATTGAATTGTGTGtgattttttaaaaatattcacaagtttCAAAATAATTGTGATTTTTTAAAATGGCCATGAGCAGAAAATTGAAGTTTGGAAACAAACCCTGAAAAAGAAATTgagaaaagaaaaatgacaaaaACAACGGTTGAAAATcataaaaaagaagaaataaattaAAGGCAGCCAATTCCACCAAAACTGTTGGGAAAATCGGAGAAGATAAAACTTTGCGCTATACTGTGCAATTTCTACCGATTGACCACTATTCTTTGCGGGGAGCAAAGAATAAGATTTTTACCGAAGAATTAGAATTTGACCGACAAAAGTTGTCAACATGGGCTATGGCGTACAGGCCACGGCAATGCCAGCACCGTAGCCGAGATTCCCCCCGCTCAGGCTGAAGCAGAAAGCATATGCCTGCTCTGTTTGTGGTATCTGAAGTTTTTTAGTGAAGTCGAGGCTATCAGCTCTATTTGTTTTCCTCTTCACCCAGAGTTGCATCGCCCTTAGAAAAAAGACAGTCCCAGTTAATCAACTCAGAATATGAGGACACCTCAGCACTTACCGACACATATGCGTCTCACTATCGACAATCAATCTGCACAATGCTTACCATACATGCTGTAAAATCTGCACAATCAGTCTACAACGGCAAGTACCAATCCTGTAGAAATTCACACGTTCAATCATTACCAACACCCCATGTACGTTTTGGGACATGAGCATGACCAAATCTTAGCTATCGTGAAGCAACCAACCAGTCCAACTATTCCCAACAAACAATCCAACCAGCGAATCCTAGGAATGGCCACACGCAAAGCAAGCCAGCATCTTGGAAGCGAAGCCACCCCTCTTCTTGGacggcggcaacggcgacggcggcatGGTGGGGATGTGGGACCCATCCTTGCCGCACTTCTTGCAGCGCTCGCACTCGTCCTGGAAGGCCTTGAAGGCGCCGTTGCAGTACCTTGCGGCGTCCGCCACCGTCATGCCCTCCACCAGCTTGTGTGGGTATGTGTCCTTGGCGTGGTCGCCGTTGAGCGCCGCGCCCAGCTGCACCAGCTCCGCCTGGAAGTCCGAGATCGTCGTGTGCTCCGCTGCCTCTGTTGGCCGCATCTTCACCGGCTCAGGCAGCGTGGCTGCATGCGATCCCGACATAACTTTAATTAACACGTGATCTTAAAGCTACTCTCTCGGTCCCATGATATAAAACTACGGAAGAGGGATGAAGATGGACAGAGAAAGACTTGACAGACCAGGGCAATCGGTGCGCGGGGTGTCACGCGTAAGGACGACGTCGAACGTGCCGGCCCATGCGTCGCGCTTGGTCAGGAAGCTCTCGAGGTTGAAGATCTTTTTCACGGTGGCCGGGATGGACGAGTGCTCGAACTCCGATGTCGGGTGCGGCCCTGACGGCCTGTGCACCACCGTCCCAGGCTCGATCCAGGGGGAGATGAAGAAGGCCGGGACGCGGACGCCGAGGCGGTCGAAGTTGAAGAAGAAGGGTGCGTCGCTGACGATGTCGTCGGGGCTGGGGACGCCCACGGGGGTGGGCACGTGGTCATAGAACCCGCCGTGCTCGTCGTAGGTGACGACAAGGAGCGTCTCTTCCCACTGCGGGCCCGAGCGCAGCGCCTCGTACACCTCCTTGACGAACCTCTGGCCCTCGGAAACGTCATGCGACGGGTggtcgtcgttgccggggaggatcttgaGGTCAAAGTAGCGCTGCTCCACGACGACATAGTTTGGCAGCTTCCCCTCCCGGCAGTGGCGCCGGAACTCGAGGTCGAACGGGTGAAAGTTGCCGATGTACTTGAGCTGCCGGAGGTTGCGGTAGAAGAGCACGGATGGCGGGTACTGGTAGTAGATCCCGAAGGAGTAGCCGGCGTCGTGGAGGGAGTCGAAGATGGTGGTCTGCGGCAGGCCGGCGACGAGCGCCTTGGTGTTGTTGCTGACGAGGCCGTGCGAGGTGGCCGAGTGCACGAAGAGGCGGTTGGGCTGGGTGGACGCCGGGTTGGACGCGAACCAGCGGTCGCACACGGCGAACTCCCGCGCCAGCTCGCGGTACACCGGCACGGCGTCCGGCCTGAACCCGCTCATGACGGTCTCCGCCATGCCCGGCTTCTCCTGCTCGGCCTGCTGCGCGAAACCGCTCATGGGCGGCGTGGGGACGCTGGGCGGGGTGATGGGCGTGGCCTGGGCGTCGACGAAGGGCGTGCCATAGACCTGCTCGTAGATGGCCTGGATGGAGTGGCCGGGGTCCGGGTCCACGTACTGGGAGCCGTCGCCGAAGGGGATGGCTTTGGAGCGGGGGTCGGCAACGACGACGCGGTTAGTCTCGGCGCCGGTGACGCCGTCGATGTCCGGGTTGAGGGATTTCATCCAGCCCAGCATGTGGTCGAAGGAGCGGTTCTcttgcaccaccaccaccaccgtcttGATCTTGGCCGCCATTTTCGATCGCTAGTTGCTTGCTCTTGATCTCCCGATCGATAGCTCGGCCCGCGTCTTGTGGTTTTCTTGCTGCGAGATGGAGAGAATTGGGAGACCAACAGCGTGCTTAAATATGAATATATTGAATACGTAGCTGGGAGTGGAGTTGAGTGTGGAGATGGAAGAGTTCCAAAAGAGGCTCAGTTTTGTTCCAGTGGGATATTCCTTCGCAGAGAAACCCATCAATCAACAAGAAAGAAATGAACTGAAAATGAAAGGGGACAAGGCTTGCCTGACACCTCAACGCATGAAAAATCTTTGCCGAAGGGAAAAATATAGTTGAGGCTTGGCGGCAAAGCATTCGACAGCGCTGTGCTACCTAATTAAGAATTTATTTAAGCTGCAACTGCGTATTTTTTAACTATGTACAATAGCAAATATCCACATAATTCATCTATATGAACGCACACACGGCACGTCGTGCTGATAATTTAGTTAGGTACGTAGATGTTAGCACATTTTGACTTTTCAGGAAGTATTTGAAATAATGTTAATTAGCTTCTGCGTCACGAAATTCgtcacatgcatgcatgcttgcCATCCCAGAAAAACCGTGTCGAACACTTACACtaatagaaaacagggctttggtcctggCCAGATCAGAGCATTAGTCCTGGTcgtgttacgaaccgggactaatgggtgcatCAGTCCCGATTCGAGCAGTCAGGGCGCCGGCCGGGCCTCGGCAGGCACCAGTCCCGGTTTGTCTGACctttttagtcccggttccagacacgaaccgggactaaagggcctcgctcctggcgcggcccctttagtctcggttggtggctggaactgggactaaaggtctgtcttctgtcccggttctagccatcaaccgggactaaagagattCGTATATATATGCTCGCCCCTGCCCGCTCACTCCTCTGTTTTTTGGCCGGCCGGTGTGTGGGAGGTGTGTGCTTCTCTgctctcacctcctatgcacatgaggtgttcgatgaaatgcccgagccacacttaagctctCTCCTCTCCAAGCTCAACCTCCAAACTATATTTTCCctaagatttgtctaggtttggcagtGCACCAACTACACaagtgttctaaaaggttagcaattTCATCCTTTCATCTCTCACCGCTAGtttagttcatttcaaatgctctaGAAGTAGAGTGGCTTGTGGGTTTTAGATGcacaatttgagctcaaattaacttcttagaGTCTACACATGTGTAGGGTGCcgtcccgtccccgtccccgtcctcaccgccgtcgatcgcccgcgccgatctcatcgccggcaccaccgtggtgagcctcttgttcttatcttctttttaaaaggaaaaaaaatcttacttgtatgatttaggtatctacttgtataattttcttacttttattattgtttgttattatatagtgccatggttttggtatccgcccccgccgGCTCTCGTcgatctatgattcggatgtggtatattatcttttataactatttgtttcatttagtgtttatgacaattatgccaaccaacgtgacatagatgtttttatctaggaggtatgtgaaccggaaattccaaccgaccgtcttgtcgagaggttaaatttggttgaaaaagaaaacaattgtttgaaataaaaattgaaaagaattgaagaggagaagatgaaattggagttgcatgttgctgatgtcgtcgatgatcacaagatccagatggatgcaatgcgtttgaagattagaaaatatgccattgataatgaggcttggtatcattatgctgttgggtcaactgttaccttagttgcgattttgatcgcatttgttgttgcatttaaatgttttacatagttgtatgttagttccaatgtatgttttaattagatgctctagagagttgtatgttgttctatgagaactatgcatgaactttatgtatttattttttcagtgATAACATTTGATCACgattgtactttggttttaatgtgatgatgaacttgtattaatttggtcagttctctattcatgatgttctgtaatggttt
Proteins encoded:
- the LOC123095618 gene encoding cation/calcium exchanger 1 (The sequence of the model RefSeq protein was modified relative to this genomic sequence to represent the inferred CDS: added 165 bases not found in genome assembly), which codes for MEPPRGRRTRNAAVPSACFLLLLLTLPLSARHHDSTAVPTLRHAVHRAALSSPFYAARPRGDCQELQALDGAEARCAYLLSHTPCAPAGYVDYLRLFYCGFAGAGHPAAGYAASLLWLVVLFYLLGDTASEYFCASLEGLSAALRLPPAVAGVTLLSLGNGAPDVFASVVSFAAGDGGDGGGVGLNSALGGALFVSTVVAGVVALSAGSRGGAVVELRGFVRDLCFLFFALCYLVGVLVSGTVNVWVAASFVSIYVAYVVLVWTSQCCADPGKPPHADLAAPLLLDDEDDVPPLPSYSSKTAPGSTTAAVCLHYLLCALRMPLYLPRRLTIPDIAAHRWSRPCAVASAALAPVLLATTWTSHSPAAKSSRQHHTSDGHAILLSGAVLGLLLAALAAATTDANSPPRGRRRRVPWLAAGFLMSVLWAYTLARELVALLVAIGYMVGVKASVLGVTVLAWGDSLGDLVSNVAMATHGGPGGAQTAVSACYAGPLFNTVVGLGLSLTLAAGAQYPAPFTLPADTAVYETVGFLCAGLAWALVVVPARGMRLDRVYGVGLIVIYLAFFGVRVLDSLGLWFG
- the LOC123095619 gene encoding non-specific phospholipase C4 — translated: MAAKIKTVVVVVQENRSFDHMLGWMKSLNPDIDGVTGAETNRVVVADPRSKAIPFGDGSQYVDPDPGHSIQAIYEQVYGTPFVDAQATPITPPSVPTPPMSGFAQQAEQEKPGMAETVMSGFRPDAVPVYRELAREFAVCDRWFASNPASTQPNRLFVHSATSHGLVSNNTKALVAGLPQTTIFDSLHDAGYSFGIYYQYPPSVLFYRNLRQLKYIGNFHPFDLEFRRHCREGKLPNYVVVEQRYFDLKILPGNDDHPSHDVSEGQRFVKEVYEALRSGPQWEETLLVVTYDEHGGFYDHVPTPVGVPSPDDIVSDAPFFFNFDRLGVRVPAFFISPWIEPGTVVHRPSGPHPTSEFEHSSIPATVKKIFNLESFLTKRDAWAGTFDVVLTRDTPRTDCPATLPEPVKMRPTEAAEHTTISDFQAELVQLGAALNGDHAKDTYPHKLVEGMTVADAARYCNGAFKAFQDECERCKKCGKDGSHIPTMPPSPLPPSKKRGGFASKMLACFACGHS